Proteins from a single region of Sulfurihydrogenibium sp.:
- a CDS encoding DUF29 domain-containing protein — translation MKTLANLKELYEKDFYRWITENIELLKNKEFDLVDWENVIEELESIGRSELRSAISFMAVILEHLYKWENFKENNSMGNGWVRSINTSRIQLEELFDDSPSLKRKAKEEIGLAWKSAVRRLVNWFEDPENLYLAIKYFNRIPTEKDFPERCPYTFEQILDYKPWLKDLEE, via the coding sequence ATGAAAACCTTAGCAAATTTAAAAGAGTTGTATGAGAAAGACTTTTATCGGTGGATTACAGAAAATATAGAACTTCTTAAAAACAAAGAATTCGATTTGGTTGATTGGGAGAATGTGATTGAGGAGCTTGAAAGTATAGGAAGAAGTGAGCTTAGAAGCGCAATTAGTTTCATGGCTGTTATTTTAGAGCATTTATATAAATGGGAAAACTTTAAAGAAAATAATAGTATGGGTAATGGTTGGGTTAGAAGTATAAACACTTCAAGAATTCAATTAGAAGAGCTGTTTGATGATAGCCCTTCTTTAAAAAGAAAAGCTAAGGAAGAAATTGGTTTAGCATGGAAAAGTGCTGTAAGAAGATTGGTAAATTGGTTTGAGGATCCAGAGAACTTGTATTTAGCAATAAAATATTTTAACAGAATTCCAACAGAAAAAGATTTTCCCGAAAGATGTCCTTATACATTTGAGCAGATTTTGGACTATAAGCCGTGGTTAAAAGATTTGGAGGAGTAA
- a CDS encoding methylthioribulose 1-phosphate dehydratase — protein MSDRLYQEEKQKAVNVLNDLKIKLYNKGFFPATSGNLSYKLHDDPLIFAVTTSGKDKGTVTHEDVIFVDKDGKPVEKTKMKPSAETLIHSYIYQKTDAGCVIHVHTPANNFISYVYFEDGKVKIKDLEMIKALDIWKENAEIEVPIVDNFFDLKKLAEESGKAINPDVPAVLIKTHGIYCWGRDEFEAKRHVEAFEFMFELMKNLIIFKGSKDIW, from the coding sequence ATGTCAGATAGATTGTATCAAGAAGAAAAGCAAAAGGCTGTAAATGTTTTAAATGATTTAAAAATCAAGCTATACAATAAAGGATTTTTTCCTGCAACAAGCGGAAATTTATCTTACAAGCTTCATGATGACCCACTTATATTTGCAGTTACCACTTCAGGTAAAGATAAGGGAACTGTTACACATGAAGATGTAATTTTTGTTGACAAAGATGGTAAACCTGTTGAAAAAACAAAAATGAAGCCTTCAGCAGAAACATTGATTCATTCTTATATATATCAAAAAACTGATGCTGGTTGTGTTATTCATGTTCATACGCCGGCAAACAATTTTATATCTTATGTTTACTTTGAAGATGGAAAAGTAAAAATAAAAGACTTAGAGATGATAAAAGCACTTGATATTTGGAAAGAAAATGCAGAAATAGAAGTTCCAATAGTTGATAACTTTTTTGATTTAAAAAAGCTTGCTGAAGAGTCTGGAAAAGCTATAAATCCGGATGTTCCGGCAGTATTGATTAAAACTCACGGAATTTATTGCTGGGGAAGGGATGAATTTGAAGCAAAAAGGCACGTTGAAGCATTTGAGTTTATGTTTGAGCTGATGAAAAATTTAATTATATTTAAAGGTAGTAAAGATATTTGGTAA